The following proteins are encoded in a genomic region of Spirochaetota bacterium:
- a CDS encoding peptidylprolyl isomerase produces MRRIIISVILLTCSLIAFCGEFKEDGLYAVIHTSMGKMGFRLYYERVPVTVGNFVGLAEGTIEFTNMKSGKKEKRPFYNELIFHRVVKGFVIQAGCPLENGMGNPGYSFVDEFDPGLNHNSRGILSMANSGPNTNGSQFFITLKPASNLNNRHSVFGKMVYGEDVLTEIGNVKTDNQNKPIEDVFIKSIRIVKIGKDAKAFDAEKAFAQNKELLKNYKEKQDKWLKSLLSKLGVKEDRIVSNESGLRYYVKRRGKGRKPSVGDIIKAHYSGYLIYGKKFDSSYDRNQPFETPIGVRRVIQGWDEAFLDMRKGEKRVLIIPHHLAYGRRGMPPFIPPGATLVFEVELLSIKKGN; encoded by the coding sequence ATGCGAAGGATTATTATTTCAGTGATATTGTTAACATGTTCATTAATTGCATTTTGTGGAGAATTTAAAGAAGATGGACTTTATGCTGTCATTCATACCAGCATGGGCAAAATGGGATTCAGGCTATATTATGAAAGGGTTCCTGTTACAGTGGGCAACTTTGTTGGGCTCGCTGAGGGAACCATTGAGTTCACAAACATGAAGTCAGGGAAGAAGGAAAAGAGACCCTTTTATAACGAACTCATCTTTCACCGTGTAGTCAAGGGATTTGTTATTCAGGCTGGATGTCCTTTAGAAAACGGTATGGGGAATCCGGGATACAGCTTTGTTGATGAGTTCGATCCCGGGCTGAACCACAATTCTCGTGGCATTCTCTCCATGGCGAATTCAGGACCAAATACCAATGGAAGCCAGTTTTTCATTACACTTAAGCCAGCATCAAACCTAAATAATAGGCACTCAGTTTTTGGGAAGATGGTTTATGGTGAGGATGTGCTGACAGAGATAGGTAATGTGAAGACCGATAATCAGAATAAGCCTATTGAGGATGTTTTCATTAAATCTATAAGGATTGTAAAAATTGGAAAGGATGCTAAGGCTTTTGATGCGGAGAAGGCCTTTGCGCAAAATAAGGAATTGCTGAAAAACTATAAGGAGAAACAGGATAAGTGGCTTAAGTCATTGTTATCAAAGTTAGGTGTAAAAGAGGATAGGATTGTTAGCAATGAATCAGGCCTTAGGTATTATGTAAAAAGGCGAGGTAAGGGAAGAAAACCATCTGTTGGAGATATAATCAAGGCTCATTATTCCGGATATCTTATCTATGGTAAAAAATTTGATAGCTCCTATGATAGGAATCAGCCCTTTGAGACCCCCATAGGAGTGAGGCGAGTGATCCAAGGATGGGATGAAGCATTTTTAGATATGCGTAAGGGTGAAAAGAGGGTACTGATCATCCCGCATCATCTAGCTTATGGTCGGAGGGGGATGCCGCCTTTCATACCCCCTGGAGCAACGCTAGTCTTTGAAGTGGAGCTTCTCTCAATTAAAAAGGGCAATTAG
- a CDS encoding GIY-YIG nuclease family protein: protein MKRSNYYWIYILECENGCYYTGYTENLFRRYLQHINGSAKAKYTRSFKPTRIAQCWKLYDTKGIALRIEHFIKSLDRKVKDIIVDDPERLKYYVLDKLTLDIEIFPYNPELVESELLNLYTCD, encoded by the coding sequence ATGAAGAGATCAAATTATTATTGGATTTATATACTTGAATGTGAGAATGGTTGTTATTATACGGGTTATACAGAAAATCTGTTTAGGCGATATTTACAACACATAAATGGCTCAGCAAAGGCAAAGTACACAAGGAGTTTTAAACCAACAAGGATTGCACAATGCTGGAAATTATATGATACAAAAGGAATCGCACTGAGGATTGAGCATTTTATTAAAAGCTTGGATAGAAAGGTAAAGGATATAATTGTAGATGATCCTGAAAGGCTTAAATATTATGTTTTGGATAAATTAACCCTTGACATAGAGATTTTTCCATATAATCCAGAGTTGGTTGAGAGTGAATTACTTAATTTATATACATGTGATTAA
- the nifJ gene encoding pyruvate:ferredoxin (flavodoxin) oxidoreductase: MTKTMKTIEGNEAAAHIAYAMSEVAAIYPITPSSSMGEYCDEWAANYRKNIFGQVLKIYEMQSEAGAAAAVHGALCAGALSTTFTASQGLLLMIPDMYKIAGEIMPAVFHVSARAIATHALSIFGDHSDINIVKQTGFSSIASSSVQEVMDLGLVAHLASIRASLPFIHFFDGFRTSMEIQKVEIIDYDDMASLVDWNAIDHFKSRAMNPEHPQLRGTNQNPDIFFQNREAINPYYDKIITIVDEEMKKVSNLVGRSYNLFDYVGDPEADRVIISMASSCDVIDETVKYLNELGERVGVVKVRLYLPFSREHFLRALPSTANRIAVLDRVKTPGCLGEPLYQDICTVFHERGEKPVIVGGRYGLGSKDFTPNMVKAVFDNLKSKEPKNHFTVGIDDDVTHTSLEVGPNIDTSSKGTVRCKFWGLGADGTVGANKNAIKIIGENTDMYAQAYFAYDAKKSGGVTMSHLRFSPHRILSPYLLTNADFIACHNPAYVNEYDLLDGIRDGGSFLLNSPWSIEEMETNLPNRLKRTIAQKKLKFYNIDAVKIADELGLGARINMIMQAVFFKIAEVIPQEDAIRYLKDAINKTYGKKGEDIVNMNYNAVDKAIDSVIEVKIPESWATAGQDAYIEKNEPKFITNVLRPINAQQGDSLPVSAFPPDGIYPTGTTKYEKRGVAVNVPEWIPDNCIQCNQCSFVCPHAAIRPILGTDAEIKDAPNDFIMLEAKGKELEGFKYRIQVSPLDCVGCGNCADICPSKEKALVMRPLTTQEGQVTNHKFSTTLPIRDNLMSKTTVKGSQFCKPLFEFSGACPGCGETPYIKVITQLFGDRMIIANATGCSSIYGGSPSSCPYTVNEEGHGPAWTNPLFEDPAECAFGLHLGVDQRREQLGDLVQEILRHDIVAELKGLLQNWLDNINDADKTKELRPRIMELLNNELPKFKGDVARLISDIINRNDYFVKKSIWAFGGDGWAYDIGYGGVDHVLASGHDVNLLVLDTEVYSNTGGQASKSTPIGAVAKFAAKGKPIRKKDLGRMAMTYGYVYVASVAMGANKNQFLKAITEAESYPGPSLIIAYSPCINHGIDMGKSQEEEKKAVEVGYWYLYRYNPLLKEEGKNPFILDSKDPSGDYREFLLGEVRYSSLMRSFPDEAEKLLKKAEAEMRERYETYKKMAE; the protein is encoded by the coding sequence ATGACCAAAACAATGAAAACAATCGAGGGAAATGAAGCTGCAGCTCATATTGCCTATGCGATGAGTGAGGTTGCTGCGATATATCCCATTACCCCTTCAAGTTCTATGGGAGAATATTGTGATGAATGGGCTGCCAATTATAGGAAAAATATCTTTGGCCAGGTATTAAAGATATATGAAATGCAATCAGAGGCTGGTGCTGCGGCTGCTGTTCATGGAGCCCTTTGTGCTGGGGCGTTATCCACTACATTTACAGCTTCCCAGGGGCTACTCTTGATGATTCCAGATATGTATAAGATAGCAGGGGAGATTATGCCAGCAGTATTCCATGTCTCAGCTCGCGCAATTGCCACTCACGCCCTTTCCATCTTCGGTGACCACTCGGATATAAATATTGTAAAACAGACTGGATTTTCATCAATAGCATCAAGCTCTGTGCAGGAGGTTATGGACCTTGGACTTGTAGCTCATCTTGCCAGCATCAGGGCAAGCCTTCCCTTTATCCATTTTTTTGACGGATTCAGGACATCCATGGAGATTCAAAAGGTAGAGATTATAGACTATGATGACATGGCCAGTCTTGTGGACTGGAATGCCATTGATCATTTTAAAAGCCGTGCTATGAATCCTGAACATCCTCAACTTCGGGGTACAAATCAGAATCCTGATATCTTTTTTCAAAACAGGGAGGCAATAAATCCCTATTATGATAAAATTATTACTATAGTTGATGAAGAGATGAAAAAGGTAAGCAATCTAGTTGGCAGGTCCTACAATCTATTTGACTATGTTGGTGATCCTGAAGCTGATAGGGTAATTATATCAATGGCTTCGAGTTGTGATGTTATTGATGAAACAGTAAAATATTTAAACGAACTCGGTGAGAGGGTTGGAGTTGTTAAAGTACGACTCTATCTTCCATTTTCTAGAGAACACTTTTTACGAGCCCTCCCTTCAACTGCCAATAGAATAGCTGTGTTGGATAGGGTTAAGACTCCGGGTTGTTTGGGAGAGCCATTATATCAAGATATATGTACTGTCTTTCATGAAAGGGGTGAAAAGCCTGTTATTGTGGGCGGCAGATATGGATTAGGAAGTAAGGATTTTACACCCAATATGGTAAAGGCGGTATTTGATAATCTCAAATCCAAGGAACCCAAAAACCATTTTACAGTCGGAATCGATGATGATGTAACTCATACATCTCTTGAAGTTGGACCAAATATTGATACCTCTTCAAAAGGGACTGTTAGATGCAAATTTTGGGGATTAGGAGCTGATGGAACAGTAGGAGCCAATAAAAATGCCATAAAGATCATTGGTGAGAATACTGATATGTATGCCCAGGCATACTTTGCATATGATGCTAAGAAATCCGGTGGAGTTACAATGTCTCATCTAAGGTTCTCACCACATAGAATCCTATCTCCATATCTTTTGACCAATGCTGATTTTATTGCCTGCCATAATCCTGCTTATGTCAATGAGTATGATCTACTCGATGGAATTAGAGATGGTGGAAGCTTTCTACTCAATTCTCCTTGGAGCATTGAAGAGATGGAGACCAATCTTCCTAATCGTTTAAAAAGAACCATTGCTCAGAAGAAATTAAAATTTTATAATATTGATGCTGTAAAAATTGCTGATGAGTTGGGTTTAGGAGCGAGAATAAATATGATAATGCAGGCTGTATTTTTTAAAATTGCAGAAGTCATTCCTCAAGAAGATGCAATTAGATATTTGAAAGATGCTATAAATAAGACTTATGGCAAAAAAGGCGAAGATATTGTAAATATGAATTATAACGCTGTTGATAAAGCAATTGATTCTGTAATAGAGGTAAAGATACCGGAGAGTTGGGCAACTGCAGGTCAGGATGCATATATAGAAAAAAATGAGCCAAAATTTATAACCAATGTACTTAGACCAATAAATGCTCAACAAGGGGACTCTTTACCAGTAAGCGCCTTCCCACCAGATGGTATATATCCAACAGGAACCACAAAATACGAAAAAAGAGGTGTGGCGGTCAACGTGCCTGAATGGATTCCGGATAACTGTATTCAGTGCAATCAATGTTCTTTTGTCTGTCCTCATGCCGCAATACGACCGATATTGGGTACAGATGCTGAAATAAAAGACGCTCCCAATGATTTCATAATGCTTGAGGCTAAGGGAAAGGAATTAGAAGGATTCAAATATCGAATACAGGTCTCACCCTTGGATTGTGTAGGTTGCGGCAACTGTGCTGATATCTGTCCTTCAAAGGAGAAGGCGCTTGTCATGAGGCCATTAACCACTCAAGAAGGACAAGTAACGAATCATAAGTTTTCTACAACACTACCAATAAGAGATAATTTAATGTCAAAGACAACAGTTAAGGGAAGTCAGTTTTGTAAACCTCTTTTTGAATTTTCAGGAGCATGTCCAGGATGCGGTGAAACTCCGTATATTAAGGTTATCACTCAGCTCTTTGGAGACAGGATGATTATCGCAAACGCTACTGGCTGTTCTTCTATTTATGGCGGTTCCCCATCAAGTTGTCCCTATACAGTAAATGAAGAGGGTCATGGACCAGCCTGGACGAATCCACTTTTTGAGGATCCGGCAGAATGCGCTTTTGGATTACATTTAGGTGTTGATCAGAGACGGGAGCAACTAGGTGATCTTGTCCAGGAGATTCTACGTCATGATATTGTCGCTGAATTGAAGGGTCTATTACAAAATTGGTTGGATAATATAAATGATGCTGATAAAACAAAGGAACTTAGGCCAAGAATAATGGAGTTACTAAACAATGAGCTTCCAAAATTCAAGGGGGATGTTGCTAGGCTAATCTCTGATATCATTAATCGCAATGATTACTTTGTTAAAAAATCGATCTGGGCTTTTGGTGGCGATGGCTGGGCATATGATATTGGTTATGGGGGTGTGGATCATGTTCTAGCCTCAGGTCATGATGTCAATTTGCTTGTCCTGGATACTGAGGTCTATTCCAATACAGGTGGACAGGCTTCAAAATCAACCCCTATTGGTGCTGTAGCCAAGTTTGCAGCTAAGGGTAAACCTATTCGCAAGAAGGATTTGGGAAGAATGGCTATGACCTATGGTTACGTGTATGTTGCATCGGTTGCAATGGGCGCAAATAAAAATCAATTTTTGAAGGCGATTACAGAGGCAGAAAGCTATCCTGGCCCTTCGCTCATTATTGCCTACTCCCCATGCATAAATCATGGGATCGATATGGGTAAAAGCCAAGAGGAAGAGAAAAAGGCAGTTGAAGTTGGTTACTGGTATCTCTATCGCTATAATCCTCTTCTTAAAGAAGAAGGGAAAAATCCATTCATCCTTGATTCTAAGGATCCGTCAGGTGATTATAGGGAGTTTCTATTAGGTGAAGTGAGATATTCAAGTCTAATGAGATCATTCCCTGATGAGGCAGAAAAGCTATTAAAAAAGGCTGAAGCTGAAATGAGGGAAAGATATGAGACTTATAAAAAAATGGCAGAATAG
- a CDS encoding DUF6657 family protein, whose protein sequence is MSNSDRIKTSLEIALERSANIEVDKVALKRRELEHEGRRIAGMMISNNAVTLESQLKGREKNDIEIIVNSIEEVLLSNIQLPKNEVSLELIKNEYEILIRIKENKKLIKKKISDIEHLFQQYVEQLTLLEKQIAEELTPSLKKLEEQIGAQLGSKVKISPESNPEYLKKRKAIIENFNAQYNEQLLYLKNQIKNLENVSN, encoded by the coding sequence ATGAGTAATAGTGACAGAATAAAAACATCATTAGAAATCGCTCTTGAGAGAAGCGCTAATATTGAGGTTGATAAGGTTGCGTTAAAAAGGAGAGAACTTGAACATGAAGGAAGAAGGATTGCTGGAATGATGATAAGTAATAATGCTGTAACTTTAGAGAGTCAATTGAAAGGAAGGGAGAAAAATGATATAGAAATAATTGTCAACTCAATTGAGGAAGTGCTACTGAGTAATATTCAGCTTCCTAAGAATGAGGTATCGTTGGAATTAATAAAGAATGAATATGAGATACTTATAAGAATAAAGGAAAATAAAAAATTAATAAAGAAAAAAATATCAGATATTGAACATTTATTTCAACAATATGTTGAACAGTTAACACTTTTGGAAAAACAAATTGCAGAGGAGCTAACACCTTCATTAAAAAAATTGGAGGAGCAAATTGGAGCACAATTGGGTTCGAAAGTAAAGATTAGTCCTGAAAGCAATCCTGAATATTTGAAGAAGAGAAAAGCGATAATCGAAAATTTTAACGCTCAATACAATGAACAGCTTTTATATCTAAAGAATCAGATTAAGAACCTAGAAAATGTGAGTAATTAA